In a genomic window of Corynebacterium coyleae:
- the yidC gene encoding membrane protein insertase YidC, with translation MLNFIYWPISWVLKFWHEVLGFILPKDSGISWILAIVLLTCTVRLLLLKPMVNQMRSTRKMQEMQPRMQEIREKYKGDQQKIAEETQKLYREMGTNPLASCIVPLVQMPIFIGLLHVLRSFNRTGDGGGVGLGFTVEQNRNTANYAFPPSDVQSFLDADFLGVPLSAYMSMPEEMFAAFGNADLTRANIIAVCAPLVVLCAAFTHFNARIMINRQAARKAAGKTAKPQGEMAAMMESQMGMMNKMMLWFFPIMILATGVIWHIGLLFYMLTNNVWTFFQTRFLNNKMDAEEAAEEARKVEMKRTTAPAPGARKVDRRTKKQRKQGN, from the coding sequence TGGCCGATTTCCTGGGTGCTGAAGTTCTGGCACGAGGTTCTCGGCTTCATCCTTCCGAAGGATTCAGGTATTTCCTGGATCCTCGCCATCGTGCTGCTGACATGCACGGTGCGTCTGCTGCTGCTGAAGCCGATGGTGAACCAGATGCGGTCCACCCGCAAGATGCAGGAGATGCAGCCGCGGATGCAGGAAATCCGCGAGAAGTACAAGGGCGACCAGCAAAAAATTGCGGAGGAGACGCAGAAGCTCTACCGCGAGATGGGTACCAACCCGCTGGCATCCTGCATCGTGCCGCTGGTGCAGATGCCGATTTTTATTGGCCTGCTGCACGTGCTGCGTTCCTTCAACCGCACCGGTGACGGCGGCGGCGTTGGCCTTGGTTTCACGGTTGAGCAGAACCGCAACACCGCCAACTACGCCTTCCCGCCGTCGGACGTGCAGTCCTTCCTGGACGCGGACTTCCTCGGTGTGCCGCTGTCGGCGTACATGTCGATGCCGGAGGAGATGTTCGCAGCCTTCGGTAACGCTGACCTGACGCGCGCGAACATCATTGCCGTCTGCGCCCCGCTGGTTGTGCTGTGTGCTGCGTTTACCCACTTTAACGCCCGCATCATGATCAACCGCCAGGCCGCCCGCAAGGCTGCCGGCAAGACCGCGAAGCCGCAGGGCGAGATGGCCGCGATGATGGAATCCCAGATGGGCATGATGAACAAGATGATGCTCTGGTTCTTCCCCATCATGATTCTGGCCACCGGTGTCATCTGGCACATCGGCCTGCTGTTCTACATGCTGACCAACAACGTCTGGACCTTCTTCCAGACCCGTTTCCTGAACAACAAGATGGACGCGGAGGAGGCCGCCGAGGAGGCCCGCAAGGTGGAGATGAAGCGCACCACCGCGCCTGCCCCGGGTGCCCGCAAGGTGGATCGCCGCACGAAGAAGCAGCGTAAGCAAGGCAACTAA